aaatattttttgtgacatcaaaaattctaaacttatattcatgtggcacatttacctcaaaatttgggataaatgggtcacatgaatataagtttggagtttttagtgtcacaacaaaaatttttggaataaatgtgtcacataagcACAAGTGtggggtaaatgtatcatatgcgtgcaagtttagggttttttgtgccGCAaggaaaagtttggggtaaatgtgtcacagctggtatagtttaaggttttttatggctttttccctttccgAATTTAAGGAAACTTAGCTGAACTGGTTTTGGTATTCTGGATCTTCTTAAGCGGCGTGACCTCTCCAGACAAGGCAGACGTCTATAGGGCTGAGCAACTGGACCAATTCAACACGACAACCAGACCAAACTGGCCTTCGAGCCAACCAAGATCCAGTTTGAAATAGACACACAAGACCCCTCAAACTGACAAGACTTTACTAATCACAGGCtaagaaaataatatatttaaaacACATTATGCGACTCTTACGAGGTAAACCAGGTGTTCTACCCTGGTTTCAAGTATAATCGGTTTGGTTTCAGCTGGTTCTAAGTATAACCGATTCAAttctccttttcaaattttttttttttcgaattggGATCTCCAAAGTAAAAGGTTTCGTGTTCCGGTCTGGGAACCAATCACTCCTGCTCGCCAGCATCAAGTATCACGTACTGTACTTGATTCGTGGGCGGGtctcaaaaaaatgttttcggCCATGAAGTTGGTCGTGGGTCAGGAAGGTCAACCGAACTCTAATTGGGTCCTAAAGTTGGCCTAAGTGAAAGCTTTACATATCCATTGACTACGccaatcactttttttttttaatctgtaaAAGATCAGAGGATGGATGTTGGAAGCAAACCCTAAGTTTGCCATACACATGAAATCTTCTCAAAACACAAAGAAGGGAAGCAAACCCTTTGAAGTACAGACACTAGCTatggctttttatttttatttttataataatctTATCTTTCTATTTGCGTATGTTGTACACAAATAGTTTCAAATTTGTCTAGCTTAGCCTCGTTAGAGATTTATAAATCCAAAGTTGATTATTTCTTTATATAAGCACCTGATGTTTTCTACGAAGAACTAGCTCTCTTTTATTCTGCACACATATGTCCACAACGTGCAAATGAAATGATAGATTGAATCTATCGAAGAGCTTATGACACAGTGTATCCAAACTTTGAGATAGTATCGCGTTCAAACTTTGTCGATATTTTATAGTCCAAACTTTGATTTCATTAATGTACACTTATAGCTTTAGGACACACCTTGTCACTCTCTAGTGAAACCGCACTATCATCACACTCGTCACACAAAAAATGTAAATGTGCAAAACCATAACGGAGCAAAGCCAAAGGTTGCCACATAAGTCTTCGTAAAAGAGACCTTTTCATCTCTCGCACTTCTCCTCTCTTCTATATTCCTCGAACTGCAATGAATAAAGACAGTCGAAGTCCATCTGTATAGATTCTTTCTACTGTGGAGATACCGCTGGTCCATGTCCTAGTCGAAGCTCCAAATCAAGCCCGTCCATGGCAGAGTCCTCGGAGTTGTTGCTGGTGTCATCGACCTTAGGTGACTTAGAACCTGCAGTTTCATATCTTTTGGAGTAACTTTGGGAAGGAGATGGGAAACTGTTGTTGCTAGGTGGATAAGGTGAGATTGAGAGGAGAGTGGAAGGTGACGATGAAGTGTTGAAGATGCCATTAGGGCTAGGTAATTGGTACAGAAAGCACAGCCCTCCATTGGCAACAAACTCATCGGCCCGGATCATGAGCGGTGGAGCTGCGGAAGACTGGCATGAGTGCGACTGGTGGAGCCTGGCTCGATCCCTCCGGTGCACGTTCATGTGTCCTCCAAGCGCCTGCGCGGAACGGAACTCTCTCCTGCAGAAAGTGCAAGTGTAAGACCTCGGCGGCCAAGTCGCGCCCATCATGTTCCTGGTGTCCTCCGCGAAAGCCTTGACCTCCCACGAGTCGTCGTCTTCTGGGGGTTGATTAGCGTTCCACATCCATGAGCGGTTCTTCAAGCTCGGGCAAGGGTTGGTTGCTTGATTTTGGTGTTGGGTCTCTTGAGGTTGAGCCAACTTGTGAGCCTGGGACGTCAAGGAGACAAGGTCATCAAGATCAATTCCCATAGTCGCAGGTTCTTGAATTTATGAGGACGGGGAGTGAAGGAGAAGAGGTTAAATACTAAATGGTGAATGGACAAAAGAACGAGGTTTAGTGGAGACAAAGTGAAGCCTGACTCTAGATGCACACAAGGTTTTTGTCGGAAGCAGTTGATTTTTAGCATGGGCTGGCAATTCAATTAACATGTCCAACTCAACTAGTCAtctcttttcgaccaaaaaaaaaaaaaactagtcatCTCTTTCATTCATGCAAGGACAAAGGGGACTTACTTCGGCCCCAACGCCCTTCTAATTACTTGTTCAATGATCTCATCTTGTGTCataacttaattaaaaattctTGGAAACTTACCATATGTGAAAGGGTTTTAGTGACTTAGCGAATAGTCAATTAATATAATAAATTGCTATAGCAAAGAGCTAAATTGTTTAAGAACTGAACCTCGTTTCTTCTATGTTAGGCTAAACTTTGCCTCTAGTTTATTATTTACCCAACAATATAATTTCATGAAGTTTGTGCTTAAGCAAAAGTCCGATTCCTCGTCGAGTCGGAGCCACCCCGACTCATGTAATCCCTTGTGATTTTGGGTTAAGGGGCATGTTCTCTATCAATCAGCTCCCTCATGCAAGCTAGAGTCTTGACAAAGCAGGAACAAGATCTTcctttatcttttcattaactAGTGCAAGAAGATCACAACACTTccttcaaaataaattttgcgGTTCATCAAGTTTACCTCATGCATGTGTGCGGTTTCGCTCCACATTCGATTTTGTAAACGTTTAGGCTTAGCAATTTGGTTTTGTTTCTAGCAAGAAACCCAACTTTGGTTACTGCACGATCGAGAAGATATGACTTTGTATCTTTCcttacaaaaagaagaaatgatttCACTATCCACCCATAGAGCACACAGATCTTTGCTTCCCTAGGATCCTTAGCGAATTTTTTATTCACTTGATCCGTATCGTGTCCACCACAACTATCTTACCGTATCGTTCATTCCAAAAGTAATTTCTTGGAATTTACTTCGATAGAGAATATTATTGCAATCATTTGGATTGTTCGACATTATTAATAGTTCTGCCAGCCAAAACTCAATCCCATTTATCTACTTTGCTAGGGACAAAAACACTAGAAGATGATTGACGGTAATCTTCTTATGATTTGTCTTCTTGCTCCTCCAATACACTAGTAATTGAATAATTAATAACAGGTGTAATTGCTAATCTATCTCGCATGATTATATGCTTCCTCGCTCggctcttccttcttttttgtcaCGTTTATAGCTAGGGAAAGCTACAAAAGCTGCAGCTTCTTGGACAAAAGTCTCTACGGCTGTGAAAAGGCAACAGCCTGCCTCAATCATTCAGAGCAAGATAGTCTAGGGTTCATTATTCTGCACGGGAAAAACGAGCCCAATCAAGAAAAGTTCAAGAAACAACCTGTTGAGGAGACATAGCGTTCTTCGCCTACGAATTCACC
This sequence is a window from Rhodamnia argentea isolate NSW1041297 chromosome 3, ASM2092103v1, whole genome shotgun sequence. Protein-coding genes within it:
- the LOC115743040 gene encoding transcriptional regulator SUPERMAN-like — encoded protein: MGIDLDDLVSLTSQAHKLAQPQETQHQNQATNPCPSLKNRSWMWNANQPPEDDDSWEVKAFAEDTRNMMGATWPPRSYTCTFCRREFRSAQALGGHMNVHRRDRARLHQSHSCQSSAAPPLMIRADEFVANGGLCFLYQLPSPNGIFNTSSSPSTLLSISPYPPSNNSFPSPSQSYSKRYETAGSKSPKVDDTSNNSEDSAMDGLDLELRLGHGPAVSPQ